From Streptomyces zhihengii, the proteins below share one genomic window:
- a CDS encoding PH domain-containing protein — MSERTAPGLLAAGAGDATPPEGEWRRLDRRTVLARCLVMLGVAGSAGLPALLGLLGGRPFWQALAWVLAGAAVLVGGVTAADGIRVHRTGYRLGPERVELRSGLLLVKRRSLPRERIRSVDLTANVLLRLLGLVQVRIGTGEQTGSGESTLLLDAVSRAEAERLRGELLARPAAGAPRADGDGTIASLDPAWIAYAPVSFVAPLLGGAAAGAVMQVSEWFGAQAEVIEWIGDRFAETPLVWAVLVMAGTALVAGAVGALGLWVEMWWNYRLEREHGGTLRIRRGLLTSRSTSIEERRLRGIDLVEPLGVRLFGAARLDAVATGLVKETENEHTDRKTLLPVAPRAVVDRVAAQVLREPAAPTDPSLLTGHPRAARGRRLRWALATALAPAAVLAVLGALLTPVLLWTALACAAVAVPVAVALALDAYRNLGHGISGAYLLTRSGTVRRSTVALQRTGVIGWTVRRSLFQRRAGLLTLTATTAAGAGAYHVHDADACEALAFAADAVPGLLEPFLERDHP, encoded by the coding sequence ATGAGCGAGCGGACGGCACCCGGCCTGCTCGCGGCGGGGGCCGGCGACGCCACCCCGCCCGAGGGGGAGTGGCGGCGCCTGGACCGCCGCACGGTCCTCGCCCGGTGCCTCGTCATGCTGGGCGTGGCCGGCAGCGCGGGCCTGCCCGCGCTGCTCGGCCTCCTCGGCGGGCGCCCGTTCTGGCAGGCGCTCGCCTGGGTGCTCGCGGGCGCTGCGGTGCTCGTCGGCGGCGTCACGGCCGCCGACGGCATCCGGGTGCACCGGACGGGCTACCGCCTCGGCCCCGAGCGGGTCGAGCTCCGCAGCGGCCTGCTGCTGGTCAAGAGGCGCTCGCTGCCCCGTGAGCGCATCCGCAGCGTCGACCTGACCGCCAACGTGCTGCTGCGCCTGCTCGGGCTCGTGCAGGTGCGCATCGGCACCGGCGAGCAGACCGGCAGCGGCGAGTCCACCCTGCTGCTGGACGCGGTGTCCCGCGCCGAGGCCGAGCGGCTGCGCGGCGAACTCCTGGCCCGTCCGGCCGCCGGAGCGCCTCGGGCGGACGGCGACGGGACGATCGCCTCGCTCGACCCCGCGTGGATCGCCTACGCGCCGGTCTCCTTCGTCGCCCCGCTGCTCGGCGGCGCGGCGGCCGGGGCCGTGATGCAGGTCAGCGAGTGGTTCGGAGCCCAGGCCGAGGTCATCGAATGGATCGGCGACCGCTTCGCCGAGACCCCCCTCGTCTGGGCGGTCCTCGTCATGGCCGGGACCGCGCTCGTCGCCGGGGCCGTCGGAGCGCTCGGCCTGTGGGTCGAGATGTGGTGGAACTACCGCCTGGAGCGGGAGCACGGCGGCACGCTGCGGATACGGCGCGGGCTCCTCACCTCCCGCTCGACCTCGATCGAGGAGCGGCGGCTGCGGGGGATCGACCTGGTGGAACCCCTCGGCGTGCGGCTGTTCGGCGCGGCCCGGCTGGACGCGGTCGCCACCGGCCTCGTCAAGGAGACCGAGAACGAGCACACCGACCGCAAGACCCTGCTGCCGGTGGCGCCCCGGGCCGTCGTGGACCGGGTCGCCGCCCAGGTGCTGCGGGAACCGGCCGCGCCGACGGACCCCTCGCTGCTCACCGGCCACCCGCGCGCGGCCCGCGGCCGCAGACTGCGATGGGCCCTGGCGACGGCGCTCGCGCCCGCGGCGGTCCTCGCCGTGCTCGGCGCGCTCCTGACCCCGGTACTGCTGTGGACCGCCCTCGCCTGCGCGGCCGTCGCCGTCCCGGTCGCCGTGGCGCTGGCCCTGGACGCCTACCGCAACCTCGGCCACGGCATCTCCGGCGCCTATCTGCTGACCCGCTCGGGCACCGTGCGCCGCAGCACCGTGGCCCTCCAGCGCACCGGGGTGATCGGCTGGACGGTCCGCCGTTCGCTCTTCCAGCGCCGCGCCGGGCTGCTCACCCTGACCGCCACGACGGCGGCGGGCGCGGGCGCGTACCACGTCCACGACGCGGACGCCTGCGAGGCCCTCGCCTTCGCCGCGGACGCCGTACCGGGCCTGCTGGAGCCGTTCCTGGAGCGCGACCACCCCTGA
- the opcA gene encoding glucose-6-phosphate dehydrogenase assembly protein OpcA has translation MKIDLTDTTASKINKALVKGRRAIGTPAVGMVLTLVIVTDEENAYDALRAANDASREHPSRTLVVIKRVSRSPRDRAKARLDAEVRVGADAGTGETVVLRLYGEVADHAQSVVLPLLLPDAPVVVWWPVNAPTDPASDPLGALAQRRVTDTYSAEQPVRELVSRAEAYTPGDTDLSWTRITPWRSMLAAALDQVTCEVTGVEVEGEEFNPSCELLAMWLADRLDVPVRRLPSKGPGLTSVRMESTCGPIVLDRPDGSLATLSIQGQPDRAVALKRRETSELIAEELRRLDPDDTYASALRFGVDRLGDGAEPAGEAKPSDGERAPEEAPAAPKRKTAAKKTTAARKAAE, from the coding sequence ATGAAGATCGACCTTACGGACACCACGGCCAGCAAGATCAACAAGGCGCTGGTCAAGGGCCGCCGGGCGATCGGCACCCCGGCCGTCGGCATGGTCCTCACCCTGGTCATCGTGACCGACGAGGAGAACGCCTACGACGCCCTCAGGGCGGCGAACGACGCCTCGCGCGAGCACCCCTCGCGCACCCTCGTCGTCATCAAGCGGGTCTCCCGCTCCCCGCGCGACCGGGCCAAGGCCCGGCTCGACGCGGAGGTGCGGGTCGGCGCCGACGCCGGTACGGGCGAGACGGTGGTGCTGCGGCTGTACGGCGAGGTCGCCGACCACGCCCAGTCGGTGGTGCTCCCGCTGCTGCTCCCGGACGCGCCCGTCGTCGTCTGGTGGCCGGTGAACGCCCCCACCGACCCGGCGTCCGACCCGCTGGGCGCGCTCGCCCAGCGGCGGGTCACCGACACCTACTCCGCCGAGCAGCCGGTCCGCGAGCTGGTCTCCCGCGCCGAGGCGTACACGCCGGGCGACACCGACCTCTCGTGGACGCGGATCACCCCGTGGCGCTCCATGCTCGCCGCCGCCCTGGACCAGGTGACCTGCGAGGTCACCGGGGTCGAGGTGGAGGGCGAGGAGTTCAACCCGAGCTGCGAGCTGCTGGCCATGTGGCTGGCGGACCGGCTGGACGTCCCGGTGCGGCGGCTGCCGTCCAAGGGGCCCGGCCTCACCTCCGTCCGGATGGAGTCCACCTGCGGCCCGATCGTGCTGGACCGGCCCGACGGGTCCCTCGCGACCCTGTCGATCCAGGGCCAGCCGGACCGCGCGGTGGCGCTCAAGCGGCGTGAGACGTCCGAACTGATCGCCGAGGAGCTGCGGCGCCTCGACCCGGACGACACCTACGCCTCCGCCCTGCGCTTCGGCGTGGACCGGCTCGGCGACGGCGCGGAGCCGGCCGGGGAGGCGAAGCCGTCGGACGGGGAGCGGGCGCCGGAGGAGGCACCCGCGGCCCCGAAGCGGAAGACGGCGGCGAAGAAGACCACCGCGGCCCGGAAGGCGGCCGAGTGA
- the tal gene encoding transaldolase, which translates to MTDALKRLSDEGVAIWLDDLSRTRITSGNLAELIDQQHVVGVTTNPSIFQKAISDGHGYDQQLADLAARRVTVEEAIRMITTADVRDAADILRPVFDATDGQDGRVSIEVDPRLAHNTHATVAEAKQLAWLVDRPNTLIKIPATEAGLPAITEVIGLGISVNVTLIFSLDRYRKVMDAYLAGLEKAKERGLDLSKIHSVASFFVSRVDTEIDKRLDALGTPEAGKARGKAALANARLAYEAFEEVFSSDRWAALDKAQANKQRPLWASTGVKDKAYKDTLYVDELVAPGTVNTMPEATLDATADHGAITGDTVRGTYEQARADLDAVEKLGISYDEVVQLLEDEGVEKFESSWNDLLASTEAELKRLAPSEG; encoded by the coding sequence ATGACAGACGCACTCAAGCGCCTCTCCGACGAAGGCGTCGCGATCTGGCTGGACGACCTGTCCCGCACCCGGATCACCTCCGGCAACCTCGCCGAGCTGATCGACCAGCAGCACGTCGTCGGCGTCACCACGAACCCGTCGATCTTCCAGAAGGCGATCTCGGACGGCCACGGCTACGACCAGCAGCTCGCGGACCTCGCGGCCCGCAGGGTGACCGTCGAGGAAGCCATCCGCATGATCACGACGGCCGACGTGCGCGACGCCGCCGACATCCTGCGGCCGGTCTTCGACGCGACCGACGGCCAGGACGGCCGGGTCTCGATCGAGGTCGACCCGCGCCTGGCGCACAACACCCACGCGACGGTCGCCGAGGCCAAGCAGCTCGCCTGGCTGGTCGACCGCCCCAACACGCTCATCAAGATCCCGGCCACCGAGGCGGGTCTGCCGGCGATCACCGAGGTCATCGGCCTCGGCATCAGCGTCAACGTGACGCTGATCTTCTCGCTGGATCGCTACCGCAAGGTCATGGACGCCTACCTGGCCGGTCTGGAGAAGGCCAAGGAGCGCGGCCTGGACCTGTCGAAGATCCACTCGGTGGCGTCCTTCTTCGTGTCCCGGGTGGACACCGAGATCGACAAGCGCCTGGACGCGCTGGGCACCCCGGAGGCCGGGAAGGCCCGCGGCAAGGCGGCCCTGGCCAACGCCCGCCTGGCGTACGAGGCGTTCGAGGAGGTCTTCTCCTCGGACCGCTGGGCCGCCCTCGACAAGGCCCAGGCCAACAAGCAGCGTCCGCTGTGGGCCTCGACCGGCGTCAAGGACAAGGCGTACAAGGACACGCTGTACGTCGACGAGCTGGTCGCCCCGGGCACGGTCAACACCATGCCGGAGGCCACCCTCGACGCCACCGCCGACCACGGCGCGATCACCGGTGACACGGTGCGCGGCACCTACGAGCAGGCCCGCGCCGACCTCGACGCGGTCGAGAAGCTCGGCATCTCCTACGACGAGGTCGTCCAGCTGCTGGAGGACGAGGGCGTGGAGAAGTTCGAGTCCTCCTGGAACGACCTGCTCGCCTCGACCGAGGCGGAGCTCAAGCGCCTCGCACCCTCGGAGGGCTGA
- the pgl gene encoding 6-phosphogluconolactonase, which translates to MSAPELVVHRDKELMAQAAAARLITRIVDAQAARGTASVVLTGGRNGNGLLAALGSAPARDAVDWSRLDLWWGDERFLPDGDPERNVTQAREALLDRVPLDPARVHAMPASDGPQGADADAAAAAYAAELAAAARPEDHGPVPVFDVLMLGVGPDTHVASLFPELPAVRETERTVVGVHGAPKPPPTRISLTLPAIRAAREVWLLAAGEDKAEAVQIALSGAGEVQAPAAGARGRARTLWLLDAAAASGLPRDLLPPHSA; encoded by the coding sequence GTGAGCGCCCCGGAGCTGGTCGTCCACCGCGACAAGGAACTGATGGCCCAGGCCGCCGCGGCGCGCCTGATCACCAGGATCGTGGACGCGCAGGCGGCCCGCGGCACCGCCTCGGTGGTGCTGACGGGCGGCCGCAACGGCAACGGCCTGCTGGCGGCGCTGGGTTCGGCCCCGGCGAGGGACGCCGTCGACTGGTCGCGGCTCGACCTCTGGTGGGGCGACGAGCGCTTCCTGCCGGACGGCGACCCCGAGCGCAATGTCACCCAGGCCCGTGAGGCCCTGCTGGACCGGGTCCCGCTGGACCCGGCCCGGGTGCACGCGATGCCCGCGTCGGACGGCCCGCAGGGCGCCGACGCGGACGCCGCGGCGGCGGCCTACGCGGCCGAACTCGCGGCGGCGGCGCGGCCCGAGGACCACGGGCCGGTGCCCGTGTTCGACGTGCTGATGCTGGGCGTCGGGCCGGACACCCATGTGGCGTCGCTCTTCCCGGAGCTGCCGGCGGTCCGTGAGACGGAGCGGACGGTGGTCGGTGTGCACGGCGCGCCGAAGCCGCCGCCGACCCGGATCTCGCTGACCCTGCCCGCGATCCGCGCCGCCCGTGAGGTGTGGCTGCTCGCGGCGGGCGAGGACAAGGCGGAGGCGGTCCAGATCGCGCTCTCGGGAGCGGGCGAGGTGCAGGCACCGGCGGCGGGCGCCCGCGGACGCGCCCGCACCCTGTGGCTGCTGGACGCCGCGGCGGCCTCCGGGCTCCCCCGGGACCTGCTGCCCCCGCACTCGGCGTAG
- a CDS encoding PH domain-containing protein, with protein MRGEDVVRLRPPANRLNERAVLWWRVRCLLTTAVPVGVLAILGAFIEPARAWLWGPAAVLAAAGLAGTAFLPSWWYRVHRWEVTDEAVYVRTGALWQEWRIGPMSRIQTVDTVRGPLEQAFRLATVTVTTASAKGEIRIQGLDHELAADLAERLTRITRATPGDAT; from the coding sequence GTGAGGGGGGAGGACGTGGTGCGGCTGCGGCCGCCCGCCAACCGGCTGAACGAGCGCGCCGTCCTGTGGTGGCGCGTCCGGTGCCTGCTGACGACCGCCGTGCCGGTGGGCGTCCTGGCGATCCTGGGGGCGTTCATCGAGCCCGCGCGGGCCTGGCTGTGGGGACCGGCCGCGGTACTCGCCGCGGCCGGGCTGGCCGGCACCGCGTTCCTCCCCTCGTGGTGGTACCGGGTGCACCGCTGGGAGGTCACCGACGAGGCGGTGTACGTCCGCACCGGGGCGCTGTGGCAGGAGTGGCGGATCGGGCCCATGTCCCGGATCCAGACGGTCGACACCGTCCGGGGGCCGCTGGAGCAGGCGTTCCGGCTGGCGACCGTCACCGTCACGACGGCCTCGGCCAAGGGCGAGATCCGCATCCAGGGCCTGGACCACGAACTGGCCGCGGACCTCGCCGAACGGCTCACCCGCATCACCCGGGCGACGCCCGGGGACGCGACATGA
- the pgi gene encoding glucose-6-phosphate isomerase, protein MSEMNAERPTRLDQMSQWAALGKHREQLGGTHLRELFEADPRRGGAYVLRVGDLYLDYSKHLVTDETLALLRDLAGATGVAALRDAMFRGEKINTTEDRAVLHTALRAPRDAVIEVDGENVVPAVHAVLDRMAAFSERIRSGEWTGHTGRRIRNVVNIGIGGSDLGPAMAYEVLRSYTDRELTFRFVSNVDGADLHEAVRDLDPAETLFIVASKTFTTIETITNATSARQWLLGGLDAGPEAVAKHFVALSTNAEKVSGFGIDTANMFEFWDWVGGRYSYDSAIGLSLMIAIGPERFREMLDGFHLVDEHFRTAPAEENAPLLMGLLGVWYGAFFDAQSHAVLPYSHYLSKFTAYLQQLDMESNGKSVDRDGNPVSWQTGPVVWGTPGTNGQHAYYQLIHQGTKVIPADFIGFARPVPGLLDSLVPQHDLLMANFFAQTQALAFGKTPEEVRAEGVPEELVAHKTFRGNHPTTTILAEDLTPSVLGQLIALYEHKVFVQGAIWNIDSFDQWGVELGKVLAKRIEPVLTGQEGGERLDSSTATLAAAYRALRGR, encoded by the coding sequence ATGTCCGAGATGAACGCAGAACGTCCTACGAGGCTCGACCAGATGTCGCAATGGGCCGCTCTGGGCAAGCACCGCGAGCAGTTGGGCGGGACCCATCTGCGCGAGCTGTTCGAGGCGGACCCGCGGCGCGGCGGCGCATACGTCCTGCGGGTCGGCGATCTGTACCTGGACTACTCCAAGCACCTGGTGACGGACGAGACGCTGGCCCTGCTGCGCGACCTCGCGGGCGCGACCGGCGTCGCCGCCCTGCGCGACGCGATGTTCCGCGGCGAGAAGATCAACACCACCGAGGACCGGGCCGTCCTCCACACCGCGCTGCGCGCCCCGCGCGACGCGGTGATCGAGGTCGACGGCGAGAACGTCGTCCCCGCGGTCCACGCCGTGCTCGACAGGATGGCGGCCTTCTCGGAGCGGATCCGCTCGGGCGAGTGGACCGGTCACACCGGCCGCCGCATCCGCAACGTCGTCAACATCGGTATCGGCGGCTCCGACCTCGGGCCGGCCATGGCTTACGAGGTGCTGCGCTCCTACACCGACCGGGAACTGACGTTCCGGTTCGTCTCCAACGTGGACGGCGCCGATCTGCACGAGGCCGTCCGCGACCTCGACCCGGCCGAGACGCTGTTCATCGTCGCCTCGAAGACGTTCACCACGATCGAGACGATCACCAACGCCACCTCCGCCCGCCAGTGGCTGCTCGGCGGGCTGGACGCCGGTCCCGAGGCCGTGGCCAAGCACTTCGTGGCCCTGTCGACCAACGCGGAGAAGGTCTCCGGCTTCGGCATCGACACGGCCAACATGTTCGAGTTCTGGGACTGGGTCGGCGGCCGCTACTCCTACGACTCCGCCATCGGCCTCTCGCTGATGATCGCCATCGGCCCGGAGCGGTTCCGGGAGATGCTCGACGGCTTCCACCTCGTCGACGAGCACTTCCGCACCGCCCCCGCGGAGGAGAACGCGCCGCTGCTGATGGGTCTGCTGGGCGTCTGGTACGGGGCGTTCTTCGACGCGCAGTCGCACGCCGTGCTGCCCTACTCCCACTACCTGTCCAAGTTCACCGCCTACCTCCAGCAGCTCGACATGGAGTCCAACGGCAAGTCGGTGGACCGCGACGGAAACCCCGTCAGCTGGCAGACCGGCCCCGTGGTCTGGGGCACCCCCGGCACCAACGGGCAGCACGCCTACTACCAGTTGATCCACCAGGGCACGAAGGTCATCCCGGCCGACTTCATCGGCTTCGCCCGGCCCGTGCCCGGGCTGCTCGACTCCCTGGTGCCCCAGCACGACTTGCTGATGGCGAACTTCTTCGCCCAGACCCAGGCCCTCGCCTTCGGCAAGACGCCCGAGGAGGTCCGCGCCGAGGGCGTGCCCGAGGAGCTGGTCGCGCACAAGACCTTCCGCGGCAACCACCCGACCACGACGATCCTCGCCGAGGACCTGACCCCGTCGGTGCTCGGCCAGTTGATCGCCCTGTACGAGCACAAGGTCTTCGTCCAGGGCGCGATCTGGAACATCGACTCCTTCGACCAGTGGGGCGTCGAACTGGGCAAGGTCCTCGCCAAGCGGATCGAGCCCGTGCTCACCGGCCAGGAGGGCGGGGAGCGGCTCGACAGCTCGACCGCGACCCTGGCGGCCGCGTACCGCGCACTGCGCGGGAGGTGA
- the zwf gene encoding glucose-6-phosphate dehydrogenase — protein sequence MDGANPLRDAADRRLPRIAGPSGLVIFGVTGDLSRKKLMPAVYDLANRGLLPPGFSLIGFARREWQHEDFAQEVHDAVKEHARTPFREEVWQQLIQGMRFVQGTFDDDAAFEELKATIEDLDKAQGTGGNFAFYLSVPPKFFPKVVQQLKKHGLADQKEGSWRRAVIEKPFGHNLRSAEQLNQVVHEVFPPNEVFRIDHYLGKETVQNILALRFANTLFEPIWNRSYVDHVQITMAEDIGIGGRAGYYDGIGAARDVIQNHLLQLLALTAMEEPSSFDADALAAEKTKVLGAVKLPGNLAENTVRAQYAAGWQGGEKAVGYLQEEGIDPRSKTDTYAAIKLEIDNRRWAGVPFYLRTGKRLGRRVTEIAVVFQRAPHSPFDSTATEELGQNALVIRVQPDEGVTMRFGSKVPGTSMEVRDVSMDFAYGESFTESSPEAYERLILDVLLGDSNLFPRVEEVELSWKILDPIEEFWDGNGKPAQYPAGTWGPVEADEMLARDGRSWRRP from the coding sequence ATGGACGGAGCGAACCCGCTCCGTGACGCCGCCGACCGACGGCTCCCGCGTATCGCGGGGCCGTCGGGCCTGGTGATCTTCGGTGTCACGGGCGACCTGTCCCGCAAGAAGCTGATGCCCGCCGTGTACGACCTGGCGAACCGGGGGCTGCTGCCGCCGGGCTTCTCCCTCATCGGCTTCGCCCGCCGTGAGTGGCAGCACGAGGACTTCGCACAGGAGGTCCACGACGCGGTCAAGGAGCACGCGCGCACCCCGTTCCGCGAGGAGGTGTGGCAGCAGCTCATCCAGGGGATGCGGTTCGTCCAGGGCACCTTCGACGACGACGCCGCCTTCGAGGAGCTCAAGGCCACCATCGAGGACCTGGACAAGGCCCAGGGCACCGGTGGCAACTTCGCCTTCTACCTCTCGGTGCCGCCCAAGTTCTTCCCCAAGGTCGTCCAGCAGCTCAAGAAGCACGGGCTGGCCGACCAGAAGGAGGGCTCCTGGCGCCGCGCGGTCATCGAGAAGCCGTTCGGGCACAACCTCCGCAGCGCCGAGCAGCTCAACCAGGTGGTGCACGAGGTCTTCCCGCCCAACGAGGTCTTCAGGATCGACCACTACCTGGGCAAGGAGACCGTCCAGAACATCCTGGCGCTGCGCTTCGCCAACACCCTCTTCGAGCCGATCTGGAACCGGTCGTACGTCGACCACGTGCAGATCACCATGGCCGAGGACATCGGCATCGGCGGCCGCGCCGGGTACTACGACGGCATCGGCGCCGCCCGCGACGTCATCCAGAACCACCTGCTCCAGCTGCTCGCGCTGACCGCGATGGAGGAGCCCTCCTCCTTCGACGCCGACGCGCTGGCGGCGGAGAAGACCAAGGTCCTGGGCGCGGTGAAGCTGCCGGGGAATCTGGCAGAGAACACCGTGCGCGCGCAGTACGCGGCGGGCTGGCAGGGCGGCGAGAAGGCGGTCGGCTACCTCCAGGAGGAGGGCATCGACCCGCGGTCGAAGACCGACACCTACGCCGCGATCAAGCTGGAGATCGACAACCGCCGCTGGGCCGGGGTGCCGTTCTACCTGCGCACCGGCAAGCGGCTGGGGCGCCGGGTCACCGAGATCGCGGTGGTCTTCCAGCGCGCCCCGCACTCCCCGTTCGACTCCACCGCCACGGAGGAGCTGGGGCAGAACGCCCTGGTCATCCGGGTGCAGCCGGACGAGGGCGTGACGATGCGCTTCGGCTCCAAGGTGCCCGGCACCTCCATGGAGGTGCGGGACGTCTCGATGGACTTCGCCTACGGCGAGTCGTTCACCGAGTCCAGCCCCGAGGCGTACGAGCGGCTCATCCTCGACGTCCTGCTCGGCGACTCGAACCTCTTCCCGCGGGTGGAGGAGGTCGAGCTGTCGTGGAAGATCCTCGACCCGATCGAGGAGTTCTGGGACGGCAACGGCAAGCCCGCGCAGTACCCGGCGGGCACCTGGGGCCCGGTGGAGGCCGACGAGATGCTCGCACGAGACGGACGGAGCTGGCGCCGGCCATGA